The following is a genomic window from Thermodesulfatator atlanticus DSM 21156.
TACAGCAAAACCTTTGCCTGCTTCACCTGCACGAGCAGCCTCAATACTTGCGTTTAAGGCCAGGAGATTGGTTTGATTGGCAATATCTTCGATCATCTTGAGAATGCTAGAAATTCCTTCAATAGTTTGGTGAAGGTTTTGCATGATATCTTTACTTCTTTGAGCTTCTTCTACGGTTTGTGAAATTACTTCGGTGGTTCTTACTGTATTTTCGCTTATTTCATGTACTGCTTGAGATACTTGTTCCATGAGATTTTGTTCTTCATCAATACTTTCAATAACTTTCCCTACGAATTCTTCCATTTCATAGCTTGCTTTTTCTGCCTGAGAGATTTCTCTTTCTACAAGACTGGTAGAGTCTTGAACATGTGTTGTTTTTTGGGCAATATTTTTTGTTTCAGTATAAATGCCTTTCAGAAGGGATTTGAGCTGTGCGGTAGTTTGGTTAACCATGCTGGCTATTTCGCAAAATTCTTTAACGCCTTGTTCTTTAATTTTGATGTTAAGGTTTCCTTTAGCAATAGCACTTAATCCTTCTTTTAGGTCAGATACTGGTTTACTAAGAATTTGCGAAAGAAAGATAGAAATTCCAAGATAAGCTAAAAGACAACTAATAAAACCTAATATCACTTTATGGATGATAGGGTTTACTTCGCTGCGGAAGTCTTTTTCATAAAGTCCTGTTCCAATAACCCACCCCCAGGGCTTAAAGTCTTTTACAAATGACAATTTCGATTCAACATCGTTCTTATTGTCTTTATATTGCCAGTAATATTTGACAAATCCTTCACCATTTTTTTGGGCAACTTCTGCCATTTCTTTGAATAATTTTGTGCCTTTTTTATCTGCTATACTGGTGATGTCTTTTCCTTCTAAGGCAGGTTTATATGGATGCATAATCATTATTGTTTTTGTGGGATTGTCTGTATTTATCCAGAAATAGTCTTTCTTTTCTGGCCCATAGCGCAGTTTCCTAATAGCTTCTTTTGCCAGAAATTTAGCTTCTTTTTCGGTAATTTCCCCTTTTTGGGAGACTTGGTAATAGTGAGCTGCTACAGAATAAGCAGAGTTTACCAGGTCTTTTAGTTTTTGTTTTTGTAAATGGAGTAAAATTTGATCTATGGATTGCATAATGACTAATAGAAAAGTGGCAAAAATGATCCCACCAACCAAGGCCTGGACGATGGAAAAAGTCCGAAAGGTCCAGTATTTTTTAAACGTTTCCATAATTCCTCCTTAAAGTTTTTAATTAAATTGCAAAATTTTTTTCGGTTTTTTTTCGAAAACACATAAATGCTAGGGAAAAAATGAAACAGAAACCCCCTTGGTAGGAGCATTAAACGCTTGAAATGTTAATGAATCCTCGCGAGATACTGTGGATTTTGTCAAGCCATTTGCAACTGCAACTCCTCCATCGCTTTCTTATACTTGGCAAACGCAAATAACAGGAGCTTACGCGCACAGGCCGTCACCGCTACCTTTTTCGGCTTACCTTTCTTCACCAATC
Proteins encoded in this region:
- a CDS encoding methyl-accepting chemotaxis protein — translated: METFKKYWTFRTFSIVQALVGGIIFATFLLVIMQSIDQILLHLQKQKLKDLVNSAYSVAAHYYQVSQKGEITEKEAKFLAKEAIRKLRYGPEKKDYFWINTDNPTKTIMIMHPYKPALEGKDITSIADKKGTKLFKEMAEVAQKNGEGFVKYYWQYKDNKNDVESKLSFVKDFKPWGWVIGTGLYEKDFRSEVNPIIHKVILGFISCLLAYLGISIFLSQILSKPVSDLKEGLSAIAKGNLNIKIKEQGVKEFCEIASMVNQTTAQLKSLLKGIYTETKNIAQKTTHVQDSTSLVEREISQAEKASYEMEEFVGKVIESIDEEQNLMEQVSQAVHEISENTVRTTEVISQTVEEAQRSKDIMQNLHQTIEGISSILKMIEDIANQTNLLALNASIEAARAGEAGKGFAVVANEVKDLARKTTEATQEIAENLSSIQNQSADAMEAVENIAKIIDQVNDMANSVASAIEEHTSVMNEISQRVMQQGEASREIREKTIAVRESTSQSAEIVKNFYHDAEELLKAAKRLEEAAHKFRI